From Columba livia isolate bColLiv1 breed racing homer chromosome 7, bColLiv1.pat.W.v2, whole genome shotgun sequence, one genomic window encodes:
- the STK11IP gene encoding serine/threonine-protein kinase 11-interacting protein isoform X2, whose amino-acid sequence MATGCERRRSSCGGRLVVAAEGCVSVVTRKCERPAAAWDGSGRAAVTAARPYPCRWRRRRWCTAWRGCCRTRHLTQVFEQHLGSRNQNRGFVALPSHPAETAAILQAQFLFDVLQKTHSLKSAVKIFPFKSLRHLELRSVPSHCLRGLRFVYSQLESLTCCKCISTLEEIISACGGDLSCALPWLELQTVNFSYNSITALDDSLQLLNALRVLDLSHNKIQDCEHYLTTLTELEYLNLAYNFLSKVPNLGIFSQSKLVTLILRNNELDSINGVEQLVNLQHLDVAYNLLLEHAQLAPLSTLHYIKKLHLEGNPLWFCQNHRSATLVHLSPRAASSNFLLDGEPLSSSDLMYLPRLVQSVSQSIHTSTSEKTMLDRSALDSSCAADFSDSQSPAENVAVRRPRKKSKGKVKVRRASISEPSDTEHEPQPLSLSAGLVLQHQKEMKRLDSFRDRFGVDWLQYKRHLEENDQEPIICRSHSADEIVGRPAAVDLQSESSDPEQGKPQVSQKESSSPLDDAEKEEEPEVQLDEPVEEEQREEEEADELMLREEEEEKPEVDLCQPVLVSQIEGEGDPEPEWIFLRITAKHVIEVELKAARVLHKLELKCLQKVETSEMSWKRMDLERVFPVLTLHFSYIRKDRQKRKYVVLDNCPEQCLQCVLEVLSPAVEENRRNQDQEKGSTKLQCLKCKREFSQSLAPWHQGPYPSEADDAKILETLVASNQDASAAGEPIACPSCSSDHVVILPSEVCSSTPLPPGPDSTSEDLSDSVLEGGSQQEGPEEAPVLTSESGKFYIGGEDSSEMDTSNSTRTPELSGEHDGTLPSSSRSSDGGCRKKELGMKSQYLSLSHTDTNGGSLMGSYHYSGSHGPTPSQLSLNSESEETWNLSPPVNGVLNTRDFRCVDHRLKLYLDMEVFEENTEEFQCFLKVVVVKFGRQGEFLSVLVASDLKIYVLEVTGAIRGQPADWLKKGDSHYLYDISHLEVGLCHQSLRMEFENPKASYNLLIRNQSCCDQFLQNLTYLMQELPAKHRSKVKEIPTVEMNPQHWLWPLLDSKTTDSAAADDVCFFYLLAYLIQGASAFPVTLLSTRNMLFLLEENHQWQVQPSLDEDHGAEMPPKSSIQLKEKQPISSISNVITYRLCPCDIKLMLYDEVLKVESTWHIRTECPELLVELVEWIRRPWEEMFSIELRTAVYEGLE is encoded by the exons ATGGCAACCGGATGTGAGCGGCGGCGCTCTAGCTGCGGCGGCCGCCTCGTTGTTGCGGCGGAAGGGTGCGTCTCTGTGGTAACGCGGAAGTGCGAGAGGCCGGCGGCGGCGTGGGACGGGAGCGGGAGGGCCGCAGTCACCGCCGCTCGGCCTTACCCCTGCAGATGGCGGCGGAGACGCTGGTGCACGGCTTGGCGCGGCTGCTGCAGGACGCGG CACCTCACGCAGGTCTTCGAGCAGCACCTGGGCTCCCGCAACCAGAACCGGGGCTTCGTGGCGCTGCCCTCGCACCCTGCCGAGACTGCGGCCATCCTGCAGGCGCAGTTCCTCTTCGACGTCCTGCAGAAGACTCACTCCCTGAAG TCTGCTGTGAAGATTTTCCCTTTCAAGTCCCTCCGGCATCTGGAA TTGAGGTCTGTACCTTCACACTGCCTCCGGGGACTGCGATTTGTCTATTCTCAGCTGGAATCTCTAACCTGTTGCAAATGTATCAGTACACTGGAG GAAATCATTTCAGCATGCGGTGGAGATCTGAGCTGTGCTCTCCCATGGCTGGAATTACAGACTGTGAACTTCAGCTATAACTCGATCACTGCCTTGGATGACTCACTG CAATTATTGAATGCTCTGAGAGTCCTGGATTTGAGTCACAACAAGATCCAGGATTGTGAGCACTATTTAACG ACCCTTACAGAACTGGAGTACCTCAATCTGGCTTATAACTTCCTGTCCAAGGTGCCAAACCTTGGCATCTTCAGTCAGTCCAAGCTGGTGACCCTGATCCTACGCAACAATGAACTCGACAGCATCAATG GGGTTGAACAGCTGGTGAATCTGCAGCACCTAGATGTGGCCTATAACCTGCTGCTGGAACATGCTCAGTTGGCACCATTGTCCACCCTGCACTATATAAAAAAA CTGCATTTAGAGGGAAACCCATTATGGTTCTGTCAAAACCACCGATCTGCAACCCTTGTACATCTGTCTCCCCGGGCAGCCTCCTCCAAT TTCCTCTTGGATGGGGAGCCACTCTCTTCCTCGGACCTAATG TACCTTCCAAGACTTGTGCAAAGTGTGTCACAGTCCATCCACACTTCTACCTCAGAGAAAACCATGCTGGACCGCAGTGCTCTGGACAGTTCCTGTGCGGCAGACTTCAGTGACAGTCAGTCCCCAGCAGAGAATGTGGCTGTCAGGCGCCCTCGAAAGAAAAGCAAG GGAAAAGTCAAAGTGCGCAGAGCAAGCATTTCGGAGCCCAGTGACACAGAACATGAGCCCCAGCCTTTATCTCTCTCTGCTG GCCTGGTCCTGCAGCATCAGAAGGAGATGAAGCGCTTGGACAGCTTCAGAGATCGCTTTGGTGTTGACTGGCTGCAGTACAAGAGACACCTGGAGGAGAACGACCAAGAACCTATCATCTGCCGTAGCCATTCTGCAGATGAGATTGTGGGCAGACCTGCTGCTGTGGACTTGCAGAGTGAGAGCTCTGACCCAGAGCAAGGAAAACCTCAAGTATCCCAGAAGGAATCCTCTTCTCCTTTAGATGATgctgagaaggaggaagagcctGAAGTGCAGCTGGATGAGCCTGTGgaagaagaacagagagaagaagaggaggcaGATGAGCTAATgctgagagaggaagaagaggagaagccAGAAG tggaccTTTGCCAGCCAGTGTTGGTGAGCCAAATAGAAGGGGAGGGGGACCCAGAGCCAGAGTGGATCTTCCTGCGAATCACAGCTAAGCATGTGATTGAGGTGGAGCTGAAAGCTGCCAGAGTCCTCCACAAGCTGGAGCTGAAATGCCTGCAGAAGGTGGAGACCTCTGAGATGAGCTGGAAGAGGATG GACCTGGAGCGAGTTTTTCCTGTCCTCACGTTGCATTTCAGCTACATTCGCAAGGACCGGCAGAAGCGCAAATATGTGGTGCTCGACAACTGCCCGGAGCAGTGTCTGCAG TGTGTCCTTGAAGTGTTGTCCCCAGCTGTTGAGGAGAATCGGCGAAATCAGGACCAGGAGAAGGGATCCACAAAGCTCCAGTGTCTGAAATGCAAGCGGGAGTTTTCACAGTCCCTGGCTCCCTGGCATCAAGGTCCCTATCCTTCAGAGGCTGATGATGCCAAAATCCTGGAGACCCTGGTTGCCTCAAATCAAG ATGCTTCAGCAGCTGGTGAGCCCATAGCCTGTCCCAGTTGTTCCAGTGACCATGTGGTCATCCTGCCTTCAGAGGTGTGCTCCAGCACACCTTTGCCACCTGGCCCCGATAGCACAAGTGAGGACCTGTCAGACTCTGTCCTGGAGGGAGGCAGCCAGCAGGAAGGCCCAGAGGAAGCACCTGTCCTGACCAGTGAGAGTGGGAAGTTCTACATCGGTGGGGAGGACAGCTCGGAGATGGATACCAGCAACAGCACCAGGACCCCAGAGCTGAGTGGCGAGCATGATGGCACGCTCCCTTCCAGCTCCCGCAGTTCAGATGGGGGCTGCAGGAAGAAGGAGCTGGGCATGAAGAGCCAGTACTTGTCCCTCAGCCACACAGACACCAACGGGGGCAGCTTGATGGGCAGCTACCATTACAGCGGCTCTCACGGGCCCACTCCTTCCCAGCTCTCTTTGAACTCTGAGTCCGAGGAAACATGGAATCTCAGTCCCC CTGTAAATGGTGTCCTGAACACGAGGGACTTCCGTTGTGTGGATCATCGCCTGAAGCTGTACCTGGACATGGAGGTTTTTGAGGAGAATACTGAGGAGTTCCAGTGCTTCCTCAAG GTGGTCGTGGTGAAGTTTGGCCGACAAGGAGAGTTCCTCTCAGTCCTGGTTGCCTCTGATCTCAAGATTTATGTGCTGGAAGTCACTGGGGCTATCAG GGGACAACCTGCAGACTGGCTGAAGAAGGGCGACTCTCACTACCTGTATGATATTTCCCATCTGGAAGTGGGACTCTGCCACCAGAGCTTGCGAATGGAATTTGAGAACCCGAAAGCCTCATACAATCTACTGATCCGGAACCAAAGCTGCTGTGACCAGTTCCTGCAGAACTTGACAT ATCTCATGCAGGAGCTACCTGCTAAACACAGGAGTAAGGTGAAGGAAATACCTACTGTGGAAATGAATCCTCAACATTGGCTATG GCCTCTGCTGGATTCCAAGACCACAGattctgcagctgcagatgACGTTTGTTTCTTCTACCTGTTGGCCTATCTGATCCAAG GGGCATCTGCTTTCCCTGTGACCCTGCTGAGCACTCGaaacatgctgtttctgttGGAGGAGAATCACCAGTGGCAGGTGCAGCCCTCCTTGGATGAAGACCACGGGGCAGAAATGCCTCCTAAGAGCAGCATCCAGTTGAAGGAGAAGCAGCCGATCAGCAGTATTAGCAATGTCATAACGTATCGCCTTTGTCCTTGTGATATCAAGCTGATGCTTTATGATGAG GTGCTGAAGGTGGAGAGCACTTGGCACATCCGCACAGAGTGCCCAGAGCTCCTGGTAGAGCTGGTGGAGTGGATCCGCAGGCCCTGGGAGGAGATGTTCTCCATCGAGCTACGGACGGCTGTGTACGAGGGACTGGAGTGA